The proteins below are encoded in one region of Fibrella aestuarina BUZ 2:
- the rsmI gene encoding 16S rRNA (cytidine(1402)-2'-O)-methyltransferase — protein sequence MKLYLVPTPIGNLDDITLRAIKVLQSVDGILAEDTRTTGFLLKHLGINKPLHSYHMFNEHGSIQKIIAQLKQGKTLALVSDAGTPAISDPGFLLVRECLDFDVPVECLPGPTAFVPALVNSGLPNDRFTFEGFLPHKKGRQTRLEALANESRTMIFYESPHRLLKLLEQLAEVFGPDRPASVSRELTKLFEETVRGSLSEIAAYFAEKPIKGEIVVCVGGKPEASRSEKRNKKGDDYYKQRHTDNDDDEEQDD from the coding sequence ATGAAACTTTACCTCGTTCCTACGCCTATCGGCAATCTGGACGACATCACGTTGCGGGCCATTAAGGTGCTGCAAAGCGTGGATGGGATTCTGGCCGAGGACACCCGCACGACGGGCTTCCTGCTGAAGCACCTGGGCATCAACAAGCCGCTGCACAGCTACCACATGTTTAACGAGCACGGTAGCATTCAGAAGATTATCGCGCAGTTGAAGCAAGGCAAGACCCTGGCGCTGGTGTCGGATGCCGGCACGCCCGCCATCTCCGATCCCGGTTTTCTGCTGGTGCGCGAATGCCTCGATTTCGACGTACCTGTGGAGTGCCTGCCTGGCCCCACGGCGTTCGTACCGGCGCTCGTTAACTCGGGCCTGCCCAACGACCGCTTCACGTTTGAGGGGTTTTTGCCCCATAAAAAAGGTCGTCAGACGCGCCTTGAGGCGTTGGCTAACGAAAGCCGGACGATGATTTTCTACGAATCGCCGCACCGACTGCTGAAACTGCTTGAGCAACTTGCCGAGGTGTTTGGTCCCGACCGGCCCGCCAGTGTGTCGCGTGAGTTAACAAAGCTGTTTGAAGAGACCGTGCGGGGCAGTTTGTCGGAAATTGCGGCTTATTTTGCCGAAAAACCGATTAAAGGCGAAATCGTGGTGTGCGTAGGTGGCAAACCCGAAGCCAGCCGGTCGGAGAAGCGCAACAAGAAAGGGGATGATTATTACAAACAACGCCATACCGATAATGACGACGACGAGGAGCAGGACGACTAA
- a CDS encoding DUF2147 domain-containing protein — protein sequence MNGKRFILPLLLVTFLTTAFKSAENPDAVLGTWLNGTKKGHIQIYKQANKYYGKLIWLSEPNDPATGKPKVDSKNPDGKLKSRPLLNLNIMQDFVFDGDDQWEDGKIYNPEDGKTYSCYMKLNDPNSLYVRGYVGIRAIGKTQTWTRIK from the coding sequence ATGAACGGCAAGCGCTTCATCTTACCCTTACTGCTGGTTACCTTCCTGACCACGGCTTTCAAATCGGCTGAGAATCCCGATGCCGTGCTGGGTACGTGGCTCAACGGCACTAAGAAAGGCCACATTCAGATTTACAAACAAGCCAACAAATATTACGGCAAGCTGATCTGGCTGTCGGAGCCCAACGACCCCGCCACCGGAAAGCCTAAAGTTGACTCGAAAAACCCCGATGGCAAACTAAAAAGCCGTCCCCTGCTTAATCTGAACATTATGCAGGACTTTGTGTTCGACGGCGACGACCAGTGGGAAGATGGGAAAATCTACAATCCCGAAGACGGCAAAACGTATAGCTGCTACATGAAACTCAATGACCCTAACTCGCTCTATGTGCGTGGGTACGTGGGGATTCGGGCCATCGGTAAAACGCAGACCTGGACACGAATCAAGTAG
- a CDS encoding carboxymuconolactone decarboxylase family protein: MPHIDLPAGIPGIRGPMAFSPETARPLNELANWLLRTNAYHPASTLSEGERELIATYVSSQNDCFFCQTIHGAVASHHLGDEDWSLVQSVKRDYANACVSEKLKALLMVAGSVQQGGRSVTAEQIEAARSEGATDRDIHDTVLIAAAFCMYNRYVDGLGTLAPVNDPDFYRNRAALVVQNGYAAS; encoded by the coding sequence ATGCCCCATATCGACTTACCAGCCGGAATACCCGGCATTCGCGGGCCGATGGCCTTTAGCCCCGAAACAGCTCGCCCGCTGAACGAACTCGCCAACTGGCTGCTTCGTACCAATGCCTACCACCCGGCATCTACGCTGAGCGAAGGCGAACGCGAATTAATCGCGACCTACGTGTCCTCGCAAAACGACTGCTTCTTTTGCCAAACCATCCACGGCGCCGTCGCCAGCCATCACCTCGGCGATGAGGACTGGAGTTTGGTGCAATCTGTGAAACGAGATTACGCAAACGCCTGCGTTTCCGAAAAGCTCAAAGCGCTGCTTATGGTAGCGGGCAGTGTACAGCAGGGGGGCCGGTCCGTAACCGCCGAACAGATCGAGGCAGCCCGCTCCGAAGGGGCTACCGACCGCGATATCCATGATACCGTGCTGATTGCGGCGGCCTTCTGCATGTATAATCGGTACGTCGACGGGCTGGGTACGTTGGCGCCCGTCAATGATCCTGACTTCTACCGCAACCGGGCAGCGCTTGTTGTTCAGAACGGGTACGCGGCGTCCTGA
- a CDS encoding 4a-hydroxytetrahydrobiopterin dehydratase, translating to MWQETDNKLVRQFTFADFTEAFAFMTRVALIAEKMDHHPFWTNVYNQVTIELTTHDAGNTVTDKDRALAKAINSMYNE from the coding sequence ATGTGGCAGGAAACCGATAATAAGCTCGTTCGGCAGTTTACGTTTGCCGATTTTACGGAGGCCTTTGCCTTCATGACGCGGGTGGCGCTGATCGCCGAGAAGATGGACCATCACCCCTTCTGGACTAACGTCTACAACCAAGTCACCATCGAACTCACGACCCACGACGCCGGTAACACCGTCACCGACAAAGACCGGGCGCTGGCGAAGGCGATAAACTCAATGTATAATGAATAA
- a CDS encoding carboxymuconolactone decarboxylase family protein — protein sequence MPHIQLSNDAPGIRSLAMYRPDTGQPLYELAQALLRAGSPDSTLMDADRELIAAFVSSRNCTDFCMNSHAAAARFLYGDQASIVDQVLRSPDTAAISPKLRALLAVADHVQADARTVSTELVEAARTLGATDGDIHDTVLIAASFCMYNRYVDGLATLTPTDPAAYAAMGERMGTLGYVLPTPVKLQ from the coding sequence ATGCCTCACATTCAACTCAGTAATGACGCGCCGGGTATCCGGAGCCTGGCTATGTACCGGCCCGATACCGGTCAGCCGCTTTACGAACTGGCCCAGGCGCTGCTGCGCGCTGGTTCACCCGACAGCACACTCATGGACGCCGATCGCGAGCTGATTGCCGCTTTCGTATCGAGCCGAAACTGCACCGACTTCTGCATGAACAGCCACGCCGCAGCCGCTCGTTTTCTGTATGGCGACCAGGCATCTATTGTCGATCAGGTGCTTCGTTCGCCTGACACGGCGGCTATTTCGCCGAAGCTTCGTGCCCTACTGGCCGTTGCTGATCACGTACAGGCTGATGCCCGAACGGTTAGCACCGAGCTGGTCGAAGCAGCCCGAACGCTGGGCGCGACGGATGGCGACATTCACGACACGGTGCTGATTGCCGCTTCTTTCTGCATGTATAATCGCTACGTCGACGGGTTGGCAACTTTAACCCCCACCGACCCGGCGGCGTATGCGGCGATGGGTGAGCGGATGGGTACGTTGGGGTACGTGTTACCCACCCCTGTAAAACTGCAGTAA
- a CDS encoding MFS transporter produces MTIESTNIEADRLTANWLAFGLCALSYLLGGTASTLMASFLPVVVPELLGTKAGTAELGDIGAYISAAFLYGWMTGGLVFGFVSDRIGRSRAVAFATALYGIAMLATTVVPNWPVLLLCRFLTGAGVGGVLLLTTVYISEIWPARNRAVVLGILAVMFPVGIVATGGLNVGQVTWRQAFGLGHVPVLVAFVMLFRLPESVSWQREQQGRHQLAHQAWTAGTQANLITGVLVFGAVLIGLWGTFSWIPTWVQTLLPPGQTGARERGLTMMLLGMGGIVGGMLSGLLINQFGSRRTLLMTFVGCAGGCGLLFLTNRQFSPLIYAETAFVALFFGISQGALSSIIPALFPVHIRATAAGISFNIGRFFTATAVFFVGTMVAGLGGFGNALLVFSMAFLIALLTVWVRYKPFDKQPIAKSTSVHS; encoded by the coding sequence ATGACTATTGAATCAACCAACATCGAAGCCGATCGGCTGACGGCCAATTGGCTCGCCTTTGGCCTCTGTGCACTCTCGTATCTGCTTGGCGGGACGGCCTCTACGCTTATGGCCTCGTTTTTACCCGTCGTGGTGCCCGAACTGCTGGGTACTAAAGCCGGTACGGCCGAACTGGGCGATATCGGGGCGTACATCAGCGCCGCTTTTCTCTACGGCTGGATGACGGGCGGGCTTGTTTTCGGCTTCGTTAGCGACCGCATTGGCCGATCGCGAGCGGTGGCTTTTGCGACAGCCCTATATGGCATCGCTATGCTGGCTACTACCGTGGTACCCAACTGGCCGGTCCTCTTGCTGTGCCGTTTCCTGACGGGCGCGGGCGTTGGTGGCGTGTTGCTACTCACGACGGTCTACATTTCTGAGATTTGGCCCGCCCGCAATCGGGCGGTGGTGCTGGGTATACTGGCGGTCATGTTTCCGGTTGGCATCGTGGCCACGGGTGGGCTGAACGTGGGGCAGGTGACCTGGCGGCAGGCCTTTGGACTCGGCCATGTTCCAGTGCTGGTTGCTTTCGTGATGCTATTTCGTTTACCCGAATCGGTGAGTTGGCAGCGTGAGCAGCAGGGTCGGCACCAGTTGGCCCACCAAGCCTGGACAGCAGGCACTCAGGCGAACCTGATCACGGGTGTACTCGTCTTTGGCGCTGTGCTCATTGGGCTCTGGGGTACGTTCTCCTGGATTCCCACCTGGGTGCAGACCTTATTGCCACCGGGTCAAACGGGGGCGCGAGAGCGGGGCCTGACCATGATGCTGCTCGGTATGGGCGGCATTGTTGGTGGGATGCTCTCGGGCCTGTTGATCAACCAGTTCGGTTCACGCCGAACCCTGTTAATGACCTTCGTGGGTTGTGCGGGCGGCTGTGGTCTGCTCTTCCTGACTAACCGCCAATTCTCACCACTCATTTATGCCGAAACGGCCTTCGTCGCCTTGTTTTTTGGCATTAGTCAGGGAGCGTTATCCAGCATTATTCCGGCGCTCTTTCCGGTTCATATCCGCGCTACAGCGGCGGGCATCAGCTTTAATATCGGACGATTCTTCACCGCTACTGCCGTGTTTTTTGTCGGGACGATGGTAGCTGGGCTGGGTGGTTTCGGAAATGCCCTGCTCGTGTTTTCGATGGCTTTTCTGATCGCCCTGCTTACGGTCTGGGTACGTTACAAACCATTTGACAAACAGCCTATTGCCAAGTCAACATCTGTTCACAGCTAA
- a CDS encoding RDD family protein: protein MEPVSYSSPSVLSREKASPIIRFVAIFIDGLVGYVPLLVLSFISYKLATLGYLVYIAYLLTRDSLPFLNGQSVGKKLMGIKVIKEDTGASIMGDYGTGVVRAIPQIIPLLNLVDALVIFRDNSKRFGDEWAKTIVVKA from the coding sequence ATGGAACCTGTTTCGTATTCGTCACCATCTGTCCTTTCCCGCGAAAAAGCCAGCCCCATTATTCGCTTCGTTGCTATTTTTATCGATGGCCTCGTTGGGTACGTTCCGCTGCTCGTGCTTTCGTTCATATCGTATAAGCTGGCAACTCTGGGGTATCTTGTTTACATCGCTTACCTCCTGACCCGCGACAGCCTGCCTTTCCTGAACGGGCAAAGTGTTGGCAAAAAACTGATGGGCATTAAGGTCATTAAGGAAGATACCGGTGCCAGCATCATGGGCGACTACGGCACGGGCGTGGTCCGGGCCATCCCGCAAATCATTCCGCTACTCAACCTGGTCGATGCGCTCGTGATCTTCCGCGACAACTCGAAACGGTTTGGCGACGAGTGGGCCAAAACGATTGTCGTGAAAGCCTAG
- a CDS encoding carboxymuconolactone decarboxylase family protein, with amino-acid sequence MPHIPLPDHLPGITGLLEYRLDTAAPIRTLTQLLLRGESTLTEGERELIAALVSSRNCTNFCNAAHTKAADLLLGEAETARAVKDDIETAPVSEKLKALLQIAALTQQSGRAVSPEAVERARVAGATDREIHDTVLIAALFCLYNKYVDGLATVTPTDPAYYQTLGDRITGRGYVRPPGGYPTPAK; translated from the coding sequence ATGCCGCACATTCCACTTCCTGATCACCTGCCGGGTATTACGGGCCTGCTTGAATATCGCCTGGATACGGCCGCGCCGATTCGTACACTGACGCAACTACTCCTACGTGGCGAGTCGACGCTGACCGAAGGCGAACGCGAATTAATTGCCGCGCTGGTATCGTCGCGCAACTGCACTAATTTCTGCAACGCCGCCCACACAAAAGCCGCCGATCTGTTGCTGGGCGAGGCCGAAACGGCTCGCGCGGTAAAGGATGATATCGAAACGGCACCCGTGAGCGAAAAGCTGAAAGCCCTGCTTCAGATTGCCGCCCTTACCCAACAGTCGGGACGTGCGGTGTCGCCAGAAGCCGTTGAGCGGGCGCGTGTCGCCGGGGCCACCGACCGCGAGATTCACGATACCGTGCTGATTGCGGCCCTGTTCTGTCTGTACAACAAGTACGTGGATGGGCTGGCCACCGTAACGCCAACCGACCCGGCGTATTATCAGACGCTGGGCGATCGCATCACGGGGCGTGGGTACGTTCGACCACCGGGTGGTTATCCCACACCAGCGAAGTAA
- a CDS encoding TonB-dependent receptor produces the protein MKFIYTVIALAMMLTLSLPTRAQSRRITGIIRDSQGQPLPGASVAIKGQLAGVTTDGDGRFSLNVNQKGSLVLAISMIGHERQDLTVGTDGQLVEVRLAAMTSQLDEVVVGASRVEERLLRAPVTVEKMDVRAIRETPSASFYEGINNLKGVDMVTSGLTYRQINTRGFASTGNSRFLQLIDGIDNQPAGFGFSVGNMFGLSDLDAESVELVPGAASALYGPAAFNGVLLMTSKDPFRNQGLSVQSKVGVNHLGDANTGAAIYTDHAIRYAKAFGSKFAFKLNASYMAGLDWFATDYSDVNQTTSPELRGANNPARNALNIYGDEVVRTLPGIGQVSRTGYEEKDLTDYNVYSLKLNGALHYRITPKLEAIYAYNFAKGTANYTGSNRFSVNGFSLIQHRIELRGSNFFVRWYSNAEDSHDSFNTRSLGQQINRAWVRDLNGNVVSPDKADQTWFDRYAAAFAGSIPSVGANNQTAARAFADQGRLLPGTSEYEAQKSRLIGIQGLAGAGILSQTSMWHADGQYNLTPALKNVAEVLIGGNYRQYSLFTNGTLFDDKGGRILYNEFGAFMQVSKTLLADRLKLTVSGRYDKNQNFAGYFTPRAAAVFSATDRHHFRASYQTGFRNPTPSDQFIKLNVGPITILGGAPSNSAGMNVYENSYTASSANLFGAGFGADVSKVGPQQAVLNNKDKLQKSAVPYIAPERVNSVEVGYRGVLTSNLSVDANYYYGVYNNFILNTVVLRPDSPVLGSDGKPNPAAAQDILSGRVQAFQLYTNAPDKVSAQGATLGLNFRTPGGYLLSGNGSWSAFNLRNADPNNVAAFNTPRLKTNVTFGHRNVTSNRAGAALGFNVAWHWQEAFDWVGSFNALIPGRVPAYHLLDAQVNYRVPSLKTVFKLGASNLTNQYVVQAYGSPAVGGLYYLSLTFDQGVK, from the coding sequence ATGAAATTTATATACACAGTCATCGCTCTGGCGATGATGCTTACTCTTTCATTGCCTACACGAGCCCAATCGCGGCGCATAACGGGCATAATCCGCGATAGCCAGGGACAGCCGTTACCGGGTGCATCGGTTGCGATTAAAGGCCAACTGGCTGGCGTGACGACCGACGGCGACGGCCGTTTTTCGCTTAATGTCAATCAGAAAGGGTCGCTGGTACTGGCCATCTCGATGATCGGACACGAGCGGCAGGATCTGACCGTTGGCACAGATGGCCAGCTGGTAGAGGTACGTCTGGCAGCGATGACGAGCCAACTCGACGAAGTAGTGGTGGGCGCTTCGCGCGTGGAAGAACGCCTGCTCAGGGCGCCCGTTACGGTGGAGAAAATGGATGTCCGAGCCATTCGAGAAACGCCATCAGCATCGTTCTACGAAGGCATCAATAACCTCAAGGGGGTCGATATGGTCACCAGCGGGCTGACCTACCGGCAGATTAACACACGCGGTTTTGCGAGCACGGGCAACAGCCGGTTTCTACAGCTTATCGACGGCATCGACAACCAGCCCGCTGGGTTTGGGTTTTCGGTGGGGAACATGTTCGGACTGAGCGACCTCGACGCCGAAAGCGTTGAATTGGTACCGGGTGCGGCGTCGGCCCTTTATGGCCCGGCGGCGTTCAACGGCGTGTTGCTGATGACCAGCAAAGACCCGTTCCGTAATCAGGGCCTCAGCGTGCAATCGAAGGTGGGGGTTAATCACCTGGGCGATGCGAATACCGGCGCGGCAATCTATACCGACCATGCTATTCGTTACGCCAAAGCCTTCGGGTCTAAGTTTGCGTTCAAGCTCAATGCCTCGTACATGGCTGGTTTAGATTGGTTTGCTACCGATTATTCCGACGTAAATCAGACGACATCACCCGAACTACGCGGCGCTAACAATCCGGCCCGGAATGCGCTCAATATTTATGGCGATGAAGTGGTTCGGACACTGCCGGGCATTGGGCAGGTATCGCGAACGGGATACGAAGAAAAAGACCTGACCGACTACAACGTCTATAGCCTGAAACTGAACGGGGCGCTTCACTATCGGATTACGCCCAAACTCGAGGCCATCTACGCGTACAATTTCGCCAAAGGAACAGCCAATTACACGGGCTCTAACCGGTTCTCGGTCAACGGCTTTTCGCTCATTCAGCACCGGATCGAACTGCGGGGCAGCAACTTCTTCGTACGCTGGTATAGCAATGCCGAAGATTCGCACGACTCCTTCAACACGCGGTCGCTGGGGCAGCAGATCAACCGGGCCTGGGTACGTGATCTGAACGGCAACGTGGTCTCGCCCGACAAGGCTGATCAGACCTGGTTCGATCGGTACGCCGCCGCTTTCGCTGGCAGCATTCCGTCAGTGGGTGCCAATAACCAGACAGCAGCCCGTGCCTTTGCCGATCAGGGTCGGCTGCTGCCAGGTACGTCGGAATACGAAGCGCAGAAAAGCAGGCTGATCGGCATTCAGGGGCTGGCAGGGGCCGGGATTTTGAGCCAGACGAGCATGTGGCACGCGGATGGCCAGTATAACCTGACACCGGCACTGAAGAACGTGGCGGAGGTACTGATTGGTGGTAATTACCGGCAATACAGCCTGTTTACCAACGGAACCTTATTCGACGATAAAGGCGGTCGCATTCTGTACAATGAGTTCGGCGCATTCATGCAGGTGAGTAAAACGCTGCTCGCCGACCGACTGAAACTGACCGTTTCGGGACGGTACGACAAGAATCAGAACTTCGCGGGCTATTTCACGCCACGGGCGGCGGCGGTGTTCTCCGCCACAGATCGACACCATTTCCGGGCCAGCTACCAGACGGGCTTCCGCAACCCAACGCCTTCTGACCAGTTCATCAAACTGAACGTCGGGCCGATCACAATTCTGGGCGGGGCACCGAGCAACAGTGCGGGCATGAACGTGTATGAAAATTCATATACTGCCAGCAGTGCCAACCTGTTTGGAGCTGGTTTCGGGGCCGATGTCAGTAAGGTAGGTCCGCAACAGGCGGTACTCAACAACAAAGACAAGCTGCAAAAATCGGCGGTGCCCTACATCGCGCCCGAGCGCGTAAACAGTGTTGAAGTAGGGTATCGTGGTGTGCTCACTAGCAACCTTTCGGTTGACGCCAATTACTATTATGGTGTCTATAACAACTTCATTCTGAACACCGTTGTGCTGCGCCCAGACAGCCCCGTGTTGGGCAGCGACGGCAAACCCAACCCCGCCGCCGCGCAGGATATTCTGAGTGGTCGGGTACAGGCGTTTCAACTGTATACCAACGCACCCGACAAAGTTTCGGCGCAGGGCGCAACGCTGGGCCTGAACTTCCGCACGCCGGGCGGCTATCTGCTGAGCGGGAATGGCAGCTGGTCGGCGTTCAATCTCCGTAACGCCGACCCGAACAACGTAGCGGCGTTCAACACGCCCCGCCTGAAAACCAACGTAACGTTTGGCCACCGGAATGTAACGTCTAATCGGGCCGGCGCCGCGCTTGGTTTCAACGTGGCCTGGCACTGGCAGGAAGCCTTCGACTGGGTAGGTTCATTTAACGCCCTAATTCCGGGTCGAGTACCGGCCTATCACCTGCTCGATGCACAGGTCAACTACCGGGTGCCATCGCTGAAAACAGTGTTTAAGCTGGGCGCATCGAACCTCACCAACCAATACGTTGTGCAAGCCTACGGATCACCCGCCGTTGGTGGTTTGTATTACCTCTCGCTCACGTTCGATCAAGGGGTTAAATAG
- a CDS encoding ABC transporter ATP-binding protein, with the protein MTILETRHITKQYAEHRALDDVSVSIPKGQIFGLLGPNGAGKTSLIRIINQITGPDGGEVLFDGKALGPEHIRRIGYLPEERGLYKKMKVGEQLLYLAKLKGLSEREAMDKLKIWFEKFDIKTWWSKSVEDLSKGMQQKVQFVATVLHQPDLLILDEPFSGFDPINANLIRDEILELKQQGTTIIFSTHRMDTVEELCDHIALIHRSKKVLDGPKLAIKNQFKTHTYRFEYQGNLGELPPAFAAVPAGQTDDGFSRVDIKIPPDASVNDLIRLLLDRVQVRSFGENIPSMNDIFIKAVGEVPTT; encoded by the coding sequence ATGACGATCCTGGAAACCCGCCATATTACTAAACAGTACGCCGAACACCGGGCGCTTGACGATGTCAGCGTTAGTATCCCTAAAGGACAGATTTTCGGGCTATTAGGCCCCAACGGCGCGGGCAAAACATCGCTCATCCGCATCATCAACCAGATTACCGGCCCCGATGGCGGCGAAGTCCTATTCGACGGCAAAGCCCTTGGCCCAGAGCACATTCGGCGCATCGGCTACCTGCCCGAAGAGCGTGGTCTGTACAAAAAGATGAAGGTAGGCGAGCAGTTGCTCTACCTGGCCAAGCTGAAGGGGCTGAGCGAGCGGGAGGCGATGGACAAGCTCAAAATCTGGTTTGAGAAGTTCGATATCAAGACCTGGTGGAGCAAGAGCGTCGAAGATCTCTCGAAAGGTATGCAGCAGAAAGTGCAGTTTGTGGCGACGGTGCTGCATCAGCCCGACCTGCTGATTCTGGACGAACCTTTTTCGGGTTTCGACCCCATCAACGCCAACCTGATCCGCGACGAAATCCTGGAGTTGAAGCAGCAGGGCACCACGATTATCTTCTCGACGCACCGCATGGATACGGTGGAAGAACTCTGCGACCACATCGCTTTGATTCACCGCTCGAAGAAAGTGCTCGACGGCCCCAAACTGGCCATCAAGAATCAGTTCAAAACGCATACGTACCGGTTTGAATACCAGGGCAATCTGGGCGAGCTACCCCCTGCCTTCGCGGCAGTGCCCGCTGGCCAGACCGACGATGGGTTTAGCCGCGTCGACATCAAGATTCCGCCCGATGCATCGGTCAACGACCTGATCCGCCTGCTACTCGACCGGGTACAGGTACGTAGCTTCGGCGAAAATATTCCCAGCATGAACGACATCTTTATCAAAGCCGTCGGCGAGGTGCCAACCACCTGA
- a CDS encoding ABC transporter permease yields MNIILTIIKREYLVRVRKKSFIVMTLLAPLLMAAFYGAIGWAAVGSISQKKVAIVDQNGQFKGQFKNNDETAYVYPTESLASAKASLANKGYDALVVIPADVIEQPKTVQIFSNKSVSLSMQSNIESAISKRIERIKLSAAGITQQVIEDAKVNVDATTINLSDQGEKNTNSIITTVIGGFCAFLIYLSVFIYGAQVMRGVLEEKTNRIIEVIISSVKPFQLMMGKIVGVGLVGLTQFLLWILLTIGVISAGTAILGAKYTRDAAKARTSMAMGPGQADVQRKMENSKNPVAELTAALDTLNVPLIVFCFIFYFLGGYLLYSSLFGAIGAAVDSETETQQFMFPITIPIIASIALAQFIVRDPDGPLAFWMSMIPFTSPIIMMVRIPFGVPVWQLVLSMALLVAGFLATTWLAARIYRVGILMYGKKPTYKELSKWIFYKA; encoded by the coding sequence ATGAACATTATCCTTACGATCATCAAGCGCGAGTATCTGGTTCGCGTCCGGAAGAAATCGTTTATCGTCATGACCCTGCTGGCACCGCTGCTGATGGCGGCCTTCTACGGGGCGATTGGCTGGGCAGCGGTCGGCTCGATTTCGCAGAAAAAAGTGGCCATCGTCGACCAGAACGGGCAGTTTAAAGGGCAGTTCAAGAACAACGACGAAACGGCCTACGTGTACCCCACCGAATCGCTCGCCAGCGCCAAAGCCAGCCTGGCCAACAAAGGGTACGACGCCCTGGTGGTCATTCCCGCCGACGTGATCGAGCAGCCCAAGACGGTGCAGATCTTTTCGAACAAGAGCGTCAGCCTGAGTATGCAATCGAACATCGAATCGGCTATTTCGAAGCGGATCGAGCGGATCAAGCTCAGCGCGGCGGGTATTACGCAACAGGTCATCGAAGACGCCAAGGTGAATGTCGACGCCACGACGATCAACCTGAGCGATCAGGGCGAAAAAAACACGAATTCGATCATCACCACGGTCATTGGCGGTTTCTGCGCCTTCCTGATTTACCTCTCGGTGTTTATCTACGGCGCCCAGGTGATGCGGGGCGTGCTGGAGGAAAAGACCAACCGCATCATCGAGGTCATTATCTCATCGGTGAAGCCGTTTCAGCTTATGATGGGCAAGATTGTGGGCGTTGGATTGGTCGGTCTTACGCAGTTTCTGCTCTGGATTTTGCTCACCATCGGTGTGATTTCGGCGGGCACGGCCATTCTGGGGGCTAAATACACCCGCGACGCCGCCAAAGCCCGCACATCGATGGCGATGGGGCCGGGACAGGCCGACGTGCAGCGCAAAATGGAAAACAGCAAGAACCCCGTTGCCGAACTGACCGCCGCCCTCGACACACTCAACGTGCCGCTGATTGTGTTCTGCTTTATCTTCTACTTCCTGGGCGGCTACCTGCTCTACAGTTCGCTGTTCGGGGCGATTGGGGCGGCTGTCGACAGCGAGACCGAGACGCAGCAGTTCATGTTCCCGATCACGATCCCGATTATCGCGTCGATTGCGCTGGCGCAGTTTATCGTTCGCGATCCCGACGGCCCGCTGGCGTTCTGGATGTCGATGATCCCGTTTACGTCGCCCATCATCATGATGGTGCGCATTCCGTTTGGCGTACCGGTCTGGCAGCTTGTCCTATCGATGGCACTGCTCGTAGCAGGTTTTCTGGCCACTACCTGGCTCGCCGCCCGCATCTACCGCGTCGGCATCCTGATGTACGGCAAGAAACCGACCTACAAAGAACTCTCGAAGTGGATTTTTTATAAAGCGTAA
- a CDS encoding SRPBCC family protein has protein sequence MTITIRTAVDQPIDRVWAGFNRALFDRLSPPFPPVRVLRFDGCLTGDVVSLELNFLLFKQTWTSDIVDQQTTPDEIYFVDQGVKLPFFLRAWHHKHRLIRQGSGTVIADEITYQTPNRLFDYLMYPLMWAQFVYRKPIYKQTFSRLK, from the coding sequence ATGACAATCACCATTCGTACTGCCGTCGATCAACCCATCGACCGAGTTTGGGCCGGGTTCAACCGCGCCCTGTTTGATCGGCTCAGCCCACCCTTTCCGCCCGTCAGGGTACTGCGCTTCGACGGCTGCCTCACCGGCGACGTGGTATCGCTTGAACTGAATTTTCTGCTCTTCAAACAAACCTGGACCAGCGACATCGTCGACCAGCAAACCACGCCCGACGAAATCTACTTCGTCGATCAGGGGGTGAAGCTCCCTTTCTTCCTGCGCGCCTGGCACCACAAGCACCGCCTGATCCGGCAAGGCAGCGGCACCGTGATCGCCGACGAAATCACCTACCAGACGCCCAATCGCCTGTTTGATTACCTGATGTACCCGCTGATGTGGGCGCAGTTTGTCTACCGAAAACCCATTTATAAACAGACATTTAGCCGTTTAAAATAA